One genomic region from Athalia rosae chromosome 3, iyAthRosa1.1, whole genome shotgun sequence encodes:
- the LOC105689476 gene encoding probable ATP-dependent RNA helicase DDX47 has product MASTCNESNEPEENVEEVTWKDLGIVDALCQACEELKWKAPSKIQREAIPLTLQGKDVIGLAETGSGKTGAFALPILQALLENPQRYFALILTPTRELAFQISEQFEALGASIGVKCAVIVGGMDMMSQALTLAKKPHILIATPGRLVDHLENTKGFNLRSLKFLVMDEADRILNMDFEVEVDKILRVIPRERRTLLFSATMTKKVQKLQRASLKNPVKVEVSTKYQTVEKLQQYYIFIPVKFKDVYLVHILNELAGNSFMIFCGTCNNTIRTALLLRNLGFMAVPLHGQMSQNKRLAALTKFKAKNRSVLISTDVASRGLDIPHVDIVINFDIPTHSKDYIHRVGRTARAGRSGRSITFVTQYDVELYQRIEQLISKELPLYETQEDEVMVLQERVSEAQRIIKMEMKDIEDNKKSGKGKKRKGGGDDEDDTEQSMGVRKRVKGKGFKGKKKG; this is encoded by the exons ATGGCATCAACTTGTAATGAGTCGAATGAACCCGAAGAAAATGTGGAAGAAGTAACGTGGAAAGATTTG GGTATCGTTGATGCGCTTTGTCAAGCATGCGAGGAATTAAAATGGAAAGCAccatcaaaaattcaaagagaagCCATCCCTTTGACTCTACAAG GAAAGGATGTAATAGGATTGGCTGAAACTGGTTCTGGCAAAACAGGAGCCTTTGCACTTCCGATATTACAGGCTCTGCTAGAAAATCCTCAAAGATATTTTGCCCTCATTTTAACACCAACAAGAGAACTCGCATTCCAAATTTCAGAACAATTTGAGGCACTAG GTGCCAGTATTGGAGTAAAATGTGCAGTCATAGTAGGTGGAATGGATATGATGTCTCAAGCTCTAACATTAGCCAAAAAACCTCACATTTTAATTGCAACACCTGGAAGATTGGTCGACCACCTTGAAAACACTAAAGGATTTAATTTACGTTCACTGAAATTTCTG GTAATGGATGAAGCTGATCGAATATTGAACATGGATTTTGAAGTTGAagttgataaaatattaagAGTTATACCACGAGAGAGAAGAACACTACTGTTTTCTGCTacgatgacaaaaaaagtacaaaaactTCAGCGCGCCTCTCTAAAGAATCCCGTCAAGGTGGAGGTCTCAACGAAATACCAAACCGTCGAAAAACTGcaacaatattatattttcataccagTGAAATTCAAG GACGTGTACCTGGTTCACATTTTAAATGAATTAGCAGGGAATagtttcatgattttttgtGGAACATGCAACAACACCATCAGAACGGCGCTTCTTCTAAGGAATCTTGGATTCATGGCTGTTCCATTACATGGCCAAATGTCACAAAATAAACGTCTGGCTGCGCTCACCAAATTCAAAGCTAAAAACAGATCTGTATTAATTTCTACGGATGTAGCCAGTCG AGGACTTGATATCCCTCATGTGGATATAGTAATAAATTTCGATATACCGACGCacagcaaagactatattcATCGGGTGGGAAGAACAGCTCGAGCCGGGCGTTCTGGCAGATCGATAACATTTGTTACTCAATATGATGTTGAATTGTACCAGAGAATAGAACAACTGATATCTAAAGAATTGCCTCTTTACGAAACTCAGGAGGATGAAGTTATGGTGCTACAAGAGAGGGTATCAGAAGCTcagcgtataataaaaatg GAAATGAAGGACATTGAAGACAACAAAAAATCTGGTAAGGGTAAAAAGCGAAAGGGTGGCGGAGATGATGAAGACGATACCGAACAATCGATGGGTGTCAGGAAACGAGTGAAAGGCAAAGGATTCAAAGGCAAAAAGAAAGGATAA